In Parasegetibacter sp. NRK P23, a single genomic region encodes these proteins:
- a CDS encoding VOC family protein, whose translation MAVLNLHINFNGNAEEAFNFYKSVFGGTFTKIIRFKDLAGPEFPISEKEADKIMYIALPIGKNRLIANDVPEFMGKTNENEHRSKISISAESKDEADQLFNGLSAGGQVEMPMDNSPWGTYFGMFRDKYGIEWIIDFDPTRD comes from the coding sequence ATGGCCGTGCTCAACCTTCATATTAACTTCAATGGCAATGCCGAAGAAGCGTTCAATTTTTACAAATCAGTATTTGGTGGAACATTCACCAAAATAATACGTTTCAAAGACCTCGCAGGTCCCGAATTTCCCATATCGGAAAAAGAGGCGGATAAGATCATGTACATCGCTTTGCCCATCGGTAAAAATAGGTTGATCGCTAACGATGTTCCTGAATTTATGGGTAAGACAAACGAAAACGAACACAGGTCAAAAATCTCCATCAGTGCGGAAAGTAAAGATGAAGCCGATCAGCTCTTCAACGGACTTTCAGCGGGTGGTCAGGTTGAAATGCCCATGGACAACAGTCCATGGGGCACTTACTTCGGGATGTTCAGAGACAAGTACGGCATTGAGTGGATCATTGATTTTGACCCAACCAGGGATTAA
- a CDS encoding DUF3570 domain-containing protein has protein sequence MKKISLLTLGLYLSILAAFSQSVSGGDSTYKRRKLKFEEANIVSSYYSQNGNNAAVTGGIGSQKLTDISNSFDLKLSKYDWKNRKNTFTIDIGIDHYTSASSDKIDPSTVSSASYSDTRIYPSINWTRENTEKGTTIGGGIYTSAEYDYISTGANVNFSRKTKNRNGELYAKLQTYIDQVNLIYPIELRGSITKRPANGRKTFSGTVSWSQIINRNLQVMLETELVYQQGFLSLPFNRVYFKDQSVNIEHLPDSRFKIPVGIRASYFAGDALILKGWYRYYKDDWGIASHTAQLETTVKLTPFVSVTPFYRYYNQTGTRYFAPYQAHSLADQFYTSNYDLSTFNSAFFGGGIRLAPPKGVLGMQHVQSLELRYGHYNKSIDMNANIVSLHLKFK, from the coding sequence ATGAAAAAGATCAGTCTGCTCACACTCGGCCTCTACCTCAGCATCCTCGCCGCATTCTCCCAATCAGTTTCCGGTGGCGATTCCACCTACAAGCGCCGTAAACTGAAGTTTGAAGAAGCGAACATCGTTTCCAGCTACTACAGCCAGAACGGCAACAATGCGGCCGTTACCGGCGGTATCGGCTCCCAGAAGCTTACCGACATCTCCAACTCCTTCGACCTTAAACTAAGTAAATACGACTGGAAAAACAGGAAGAACACGTTCACCATTGATATCGGGATAGATCATTACACTTCCGCTTCTTCTGATAAAATCGATCCCTCTACCGTGAGCTCCGCCTCTTATTCAGATACCCGCATCTACCCTTCCATCAACTGGACGAGAGAGAACACCGAGAAAGGTACCACCATCGGTGGCGGTATTTATACTTCCGCGGAATACGATTACATCTCCACCGGGGCAAATGTCAATTTCAGCAGGAAAACAAAGAACAGGAACGGGGAACTGTACGCCAAACTACAAACTTATATTGACCAGGTGAACCTGATCTACCCGATTGAACTCCGGGGCAGCATCACCAAACGACCGGCAAATGGCAGAAAAACATTCAGCGGCACGGTCTCCTGGTCACAGATCATCAACCGCAACCTGCAAGTGATGCTGGAAACTGAACTCGTTTACCAGCAGGGCTTCCTCAGCCTGCCCTTCAACAGGGTTTACTTCAAGGACCAATCCGTGAACATAGAGCACCTGCCCGATTCCAGGTTTAAAATACCCGTAGGCATTCGTGCCAGTTATTTCGCCGGAGACGCGCTCATATTAAAAGGATGGTACCGCTATTACAAAGACGACTGGGGCATTGCATCGCATACCGCACAACTGGAGACCACGGTGAAATTAACACCCTTTGTGTCTGTAACACCATTCTACCGGTATTACAACCAGACCGGCACCCGGTACTTCGCGCCATACCAAGCGCATAGTTTGGCGGACCAGTTTTACACCAGCAACTATGATCTTTCCACGTTTAACAGCGCGTTCTTCGGAGGAGGTATCCGGTTGGCGCCACCCAAAGGCGTATTGGGTATGCAACATGTTCAGTCTCTGGAACTGCGTTATGGGCACTATAATAAAAGCATTGATATGAACGCGAATATTGTTTCCCTGCATTTGAAGTTCAAGTAG
- a CDS encoding response regulator transcription factor, whose product MKVLIVEDEKELASAMRTYLERENLVCEVADNFRHGMAMMESFDYDCVLLDITLPDGNGLDILKEMKASHKMDGVIIISAKDAIEDRVYGLNLGADDYLAKPFHLSELYARTAAVIRRRRYNGSNTITINELTIDLIAKTVFVNDHPVELTRKEYDLLLYLAANRNRVVSKNAIAENLAGDSAAFFDSFDFIYAHMKNLKRKLQEAGCADYIRAVYGMGYKLSA is encoded by the coding sequence ATGAAAGTACTCATTGTGGAAGACGAAAAAGAACTTGCCAGCGCCATGCGGACCTACCTGGAAAGGGAGAACCTGGTGTGCGAAGTGGCGGACAATTTCCGGCATGGAATGGCAATGATGGAATCCTTCGATTATGATTGTGTGTTGTTGGATATTACCCTTCCCGATGGAAACGGCCTGGATATCCTGAAAGAAATGAAAGCCAGCCATAAAATGGATGGCGTTATCATCATTTCGGCGAAAGACGCCATTGAAGACCGGGTGTACGGACTGAACCTCGGCGCCGACGACTACCTCGCCAAACCCTTCCACCTTTCTGAACTGTACGCCCGTACCGCAGCGGTGATCAGAAGACGCCGGTATAATGGCAGCAATACCATCACCATCAACGAACTGACAATAGACCTGATCGCCAAAACGGTTTTTGTAAACGACCACCCCGTGGAACTCACCAGGAAGGAATATGACCTGTTGCTGTACCTGGCCGCCAACAGGAACCGCGTGGTATCCAAGAACGCGATCGCTGAAAACCTTGCAGGCGATAGCGCAGCTTTTTTTGACAGCTTCGACTTTATTTACGCGCACATGAAAAACCTGAAACGTAAATTGCAGGAAGCCGGCTGCGCGGACTACATCAGGGCCGTGTATGGCATGGGCTACAAGCTATCCGCATGA
- a CDS encoding STAS/SEC14 domain-containing protein, with protein MITTIAAPDNMVAFRATGEVTKEDFANIVIPRAKEAIDKNGELNYLLVLDTDLKNFTMGAWIQDAALGLKALTKWNRAAIVSDKEAVRTFTDVFSKFVPGEFRGFEHDELEEAIAWVSGVR; from the coding sequence ATGATTACTACCATTGCTGCACCCGATAACATGGTCGCCTTTCGTGCCACCGGCGAGGTGACCAAAGAGGATTTTGCAAACATTGTTATTCCACGCGCCAAAGAGGCCATAGATAAGAACGGCGAACTGAATTACCTGCTGGTGCTGGATACCGATCTGAAAAACTTCACCATGGGTGCCTGGATCCAGGATGCCGCACTGGGGTTAAAAGCCCTCACCAAATGGAACCGTGCCGCGATAGTGAGCGACAAAGAAGCCGTGAGAACCTTTACCGATGTGTTCAGCAAGTTTGTTCCCGGCGAATTCCGTGGATTTGAACACGATGAACTGGAGGAAGCGATCGCCTGGGTTTCCGGGGTTAGGTAA
- a CDS encoding HAMP domain-containing sensor histidine kinase has protein sequence MKLLQKTGRQYLVSTLVTLLIALPVFYFVLKMIVQEDIDEDIRSARAQMLPELKKSIREGTETQFRFLDHNVSFSPSSQKRSSDTIYTIIIPDTATSENVPHRVLETTFEEAGRFYQLTLRTSLVDTEGLIEAVLVMEVVLVLLLFAALQLVNHRLAGNIWRPFLRTVQQVAAYQVEAQEKPKLEVSNVEEFRHLNQALDQLMERSRNAFIAQREFAENASHEMQTPLAISQSKLELLMQTQPITEEQSALISSIAAANQRLSRLTRSLLLLARMDNNQFFARETIALNKEVTEQLALYKDPIERKQIDVSVEQHEPVTLSCNRTLLEIMIANLLTNAIRHNINGGKIKIRSNAAFLEVSNTGKQDALNETLMFRRFRKESDDPASIGLGLEIVKKIASSSGFSLSYSFEEGWHHFRISFPAY, from the coding sequence ATGAAATTACTGCAAAAAACAGGAAGGCAATACCTGGTTTCCACCCTGGTTACGTTACTCATCGCGTTACCGGTTTTTTATTTTGTGCTGAAAATGATTGTGCAGGAAGATATTGATGAAGACATCCGTTCCGCCCGTGCACAAATGCTTCCAGAACTGAAGAAATCCATCCGGGAGGGCACCGAAACCCAGTTTCGTTTCCTCGACCATAACGTGAGCTTCTCTCCTTCCTCCCAAAAACGATCTTCCGATACCATCTATACCATCATCATCCCGGACACCGCCACCAGTGAAAACGTTCCGCACCGCGTATTGGAAACCACTTTTGAAGAGGCGGGCCGGTTTTACCAGCTTACGCTCCGCACTTCTCTGGTAGATACCGAAGGACTTATTGAAGCGGTACTCGTGATGGAAGTGGTACTGGTCCTGTTGCTGTTCGCGGCACTACAGTTGGTGAACCACAGACTGGCGGGCAACATATGGCGTCCCTTTTTGCGGACCGTGCAGCAGGTGGCCGCGTACCAGGTGGAAGCGCAGGAAAAACCGAAGTTGGAAGTTTCAAATGTGGAAGAGTTCAGGCACCTCAACCAGGCGCTTGATCAACTCATGGAAAGAAGCAGGAACGCTTTTATCGCACAGCGGGAGTTTGCGGAAAACGCTTCCCATGAAATGCAAACCCCGCTGGCGATTTCCCAGTCGAAACTGGAACTGCTCATGCAAACGCAGCCCATTACGGAGGAACAATCGGCCCTGATCTCTTCCATTGCCGCGGCCAATCAAAGGCTTTCCAGGCTTACCCGTTCGCTGCTGCTCCTCGCCAGAATGGACAACAACCAGTTCTTTGCCAGAGAAACCATTGCACTCAACAAAGAAGTTACCGAACAACTGGCCCTGTACAAAGACCCGATTGAACGGAAACAAATTGATGTTTCAGTAGAACAACATGAACCGGTAACGCTTTCCTGCAACAGGACCCTGCTGGAAATCATGATCGCCAACCTGCTCACCAACGCCATCCGCCACAATATTAACGGCGGAAAAATAAAGATTCGTTCCAATGCGGCTTTCCTGGAAGTGTCCAATACAGGCAAGCAGGATGCGCTGAATGAAACGCTGATGTTCCGGCGCTTCAGAAAAGAAAGTGATGACCCGGCAAGTATTGGGCTGGGCCTTGAAATCGTTAAAAAAATCGCCTCGTCGAGCGGCTTTTCGCTATCCTATTCTTTTGAAGAAGGATGGCACCATTTCAGGATCAGTTTCCCCGCATATTAA
- a CDS encoding DUF4266 domain-containing protein: MKQQTLLRTVLGCATLLFGASCTTVKAYQMNKLNDAEMSLSARKIEKTELSFQSYREGSSGANGGKTGGGCGCN, from the coding sequence ATGAAGCAGCAAACATTATTACGCACCGTACTGGGTTGTGCCACCCTTCTGTTCGGCGCCTCCTGCACCACGGTAAAAGCTTACCAGATGAACAAACTGAACGATGCGGAAATGAGCCTTTCCGCACGTAAAATCGAAAAAACAGAACTCAGCTTCCAGTCATACCGCGAAGGTTCTTCCGGCGCCAACGGCGGCAAAACCGGCGGCGGCTGCGGTTGCAACTAA
- a CDS encoding FAD:protein FMN transferase, with amino-acid sequence MQQNSTLAPASVKVSEVHKLMGNRFELTVIAPDESVGAEWIAAGVEEISRIERMLTTFSDTSETYAVNEQAGIAPVKVSSEFLHLVKRAANISVLTQGAFDLSYGSIDKRFWNFDQQMTTLPDPAEARKKVALINYRNVVVDEINHTVFLKERGMRIGFGGIGKGYAAEMAKLVLIEKGAKGGVVNASGDLTTWGNQADGSPWTIGIANPNAAEQVFSSLDISNNSVATSGNYEKFVVIGGKKYSHTIDPKTGMPVTGIKSVTIICPNAEMADAMATPVTIMGISAGLYLVNQLKGMACIIVDDNNKIHTSKNIHII; translated from the coding sequence ATGCAGCAAAATAGCACACTGGCCCCTGCTTCCGTTAAAGTGAGCGAAGTCCATAAGCTGATGGGCAACCGCTTCGAATTAACGGTGATCGCCCCGGATGAATCTGTAGGGGCCGAATGGATCGCAGCGGGTGTGGAGGAGATCAGTAGAATAGAACGCATGCTCACCACTTTCAGTGATACAAGTGAAACTTACGCCGTAAACGAACAGGCCGGCATCGCCCCGGTAAAAGTAAGCAGCGAGTTTCTCCACCTCGTAAAAAGAGCAGCAAACATTTCGGTACTCACCCAGGGCGCCTTCGACCTTAGCTATGGATCAATAGATAAGCGCTTCTGGAACTTCGACCAGCAGATGACTACCCTTCCCGACCCGGCAGAAGCGCGGAAAAAAGTGGCCCTGATCAATTACCGGAATGTGGTGGTGGACGAAATCAACCATACCGTTTTCCTCAAAGAACGCGGCATGCGTATCGGCTTTGGCGGCATCGGGAAAGGATACGCCGCTGAAATGGCCAAACTGGTGCTGATAGAAAAAGGTGCGAAAGGTGGTGTGGTAAATGCCTCCGGAGACCTTACCACCTGGGGAAACCAGGCCGACGGCAGCCCCTGGACCATCGGCATCGCCAACCCCAACGCCGCGGAACAGGTGTTTTCGTCACTGGACATCTCCAACAATTCCGTGGCCACTTCAGGGAACTATGAAAAATTCGTGGTGATCGGGGGAAAGAAATACTCCCACACGATCGACCCCAAAACAGGCATGCCCGTGACCGGTATAAAAAGCGTCACCATCATTTGTCCGAACGCGGAAATGGCCGATGCCATGGCCACCCCGGTTACGATTATGGGCATCAGCGCAGGGCTGTACCTGGTGAACCAGTTGAAAGGAATGGCCTGCATTATTGTGGACGACAACAACAAGATACATACCTCAAAAAACATACACATCATATGA
- a CDS encoding thioredoxin family protein, with protein MKIILLFAFLFSATGEPKWQTDFEAAARQAKEEHKLILLNFSGSDWCGPCIRLHSTFFTSPSFTALASDELVLVNADFPRLKKNRLPNAQQKKNDALAERYNQKGAFPLTLLLNEEGRVLHTWEGVPNTTPEAFTDQLKAACHAAK; from the coding sequence ATGAAAATAATACTCCTGTTTGCCTTCCTTTTTTCCGCGACCGGTGAACCAAAATGGCAGACCGATTTCGAGGCCGCCGCACGCCAGGCAAAAGAAGAACACAAACTGATTTTACTTAATTTCTCGGGTTCCGACTGGTGTGGTCCATGCATCCGTTTACACAGCACCTTCTTCACCTCACCTTCATTTACCGCCCTGGCATCAGATGAACTGGTATTGGTGAATGCCGATTTTCCAAGGCTCAAGAAAAACCGGCTTCCCAACGCGCAACAAAAAAAGAATGATGCACTGGCCGAACGATACAACCAGAAGGGCGCCTTTCCACTAACCCTGTTGTTGAATGAAGAAGGAAGAGTGCTGCATACCTGGGAAGGCGTTCCGAATACAACGCCGGAAGCATTTACCGATCAGCTCAAAGCCGCGTGCCATGCAGCAAAATAG
- a CDS encoding T9SS type A sorting domain-containing protein, which translates to MINKLRSCFLITLMGTSCSAAFAQEVVNAGGADATGSGGQVNYSIGQAFYTVVNDAGGSMQQGIQAIVIDQVLPVTLMDFQLRLETDNRVLLSWRTAMEQHNDRFILEKSTDSRTFKPFAQVKGKGYATSVTDYAAHDNQPATGLNFYRIRQQDFDGTIAYSEIKSIRVLALENTVTLSPNPTAGMLILQTKQPLSKVYQILDLNGRVLESRPVTSGNMQIDISRLTPAMYIINIIHDNKTVQSFKITKN; encoded by the coding sequence ATGATCAACAAACTACGATCGTGCTTTCTTATCACGCTGATGGGCACCTCCTGCTCGGCCGCATTTGCGCAGGAGGTCGTTAATGCCGGGGGAGCAGATGCCACCGGAAGCGGCGGACAGGTCAATTACTCTATCGGACAGGCTTTTTACACCGTGGTGAATGATGCGGGTGGCTCTATGCAACAAGGCATACAGGCCATCGTGATCGACCAGGTACTACCCGTGACCTTGATGGATTTCCAGCTCAGGCTGGAAACAGACAACAGGGTACTGCTGAGTTGGCGAACAGCCATGGAACAGCACAACGACCGGTTCATCCTGGAAAAAAGTACCGACAGCAGAACCTTTAAACCCTTCGCCCAGGTAAAGGGTAAGGGCTACGCCACCAGCGTAACGGACTATGCCGCCCATGACAACCAGCCCGCAACGGGCCTTAATTTTTACAGGATCAGGCAACAGGATTTCGACGGCACCATCGCTTATTCTGAAATAAAAAGCATCCGCGTGCTTGCCCTGGAAAATACGGTCACCCTTTCTCCCAATCCCACGGCCGGAATGCTGATCCTGCAAACAAAGCAACCGCTTTCAAAAGTATACCAGATCCTTGACCTCAACGGCAGGGTCCTGGAAAGCAGGCCCGTTACGTCAGGTAACATGCAAATCGATATCAGCAGGCTTACCCCCGCCATGTACATCATCAACATCATCCACGACAACAAAACGGTACAATCCTTTAAGATTACTAAAAACTAA